From Punica granatum isolate Tunisia-2019 chromosome 1, ASM765513v2, whole genome shotgun sequence:
TTTTTGCTTTTCTGCTTCAGCTttgaattccttgaacttttcaaaagaTTCATGTCTATACTTCACAAGAAAATCATACCCAAAACGAGAATAATCATCGGTAAATGTGATGAAGTAGGAATATCCACCCCGAGCCACTTCATTAAATGGACCACATACATCGCTATGTATGAGTTCTAAAACTTCTTCAGCCCTCTTCATTTGTCCTACAAATGGAGTCCTAGTCATTTTACCTTGAAGAGAAGACTCGCAAGTCGGATTGGGTTTTGAACCCAATGGAACTATAAGTCCCATCTTCTCCAACTTACTTATCCTATCATCTTTAACATGCCCTAGTCTAAGGTGCCAAAGTTGCTTTAGACTTGGAGTAGATTCGGACACGGTATTAATCTCAATCGTATTCGGAAGCATTTCGTTTCTAGCTCTAAGATAATAAAGGTCATCGTGCAAATAACCAACGCCAATAAGTTTATTACCATAATAAATGTCGCAAACATCATGCTtgaaataaaacaaatatcCACTCCTAGTCAAACTAGAAACATAAATAATGTTCCGATACGTGTTTGGTAAAACTAAAACACGATCTAGAAGTAAAACATGTCCATCTAGTTGTAACAAAGTCGAACCCCACAGCTTTGGCCGCAACACTTGCTCCATTGCCGATCTTCAGGCAAACCTCGTTCCTTCCGAGGACTTTACTGCTTGCTAGTTCCTACATAGAGGTACAAACGTGTGAGCTCTCACCAGTATCAAGAACCCAAGCTGTAGATGAACTATATGAACCATTGAAACTAACATAACAAAAGATAGACATACCTTCTGAAGGTTTCTTTCCCTTGTTTGCCTTCAACGAGGCGAGGTACTGAGAATAGTTCATCTTCCAATGTCCATCCTTACCGCAGTGGAAACAAGTTCCCTTATCCGCAGCAACCTTTGCCTTACCCTTTTTCTTGGTCACTCCTGCTGACTGCTGAGGAGCAGAGCCTTTCTTggacttctttttcttcttcctagTCTTACTGGAAGAAGTACCAGCCACAAGAATGGATTCTTTATTATTCCTTTTGTTGTTCATTGTATTCTGTGCAGTGACCAACATGTTCAGAAGCTCAGACAACAAACATGATAACTTGTTCatataaaaattcacaatGAACCCTGAGAAAGAATCTAGGAGAGACTGAAGAACTAAATCCACATGAAGTTCTTTATCCATCTGGAACTCAATTTTCTCAAGCTGCGGAATCAGCCTAATCATCTTCTGCACATGAGCTGCAACTTCAATTCCCTCCTGCATTTTCGCATGGAACAATTCCTTCGATATCTCATATCGTGCGGTCCTGCTATTCTCCCTATATAACTCCCTGAGATTCTTCAAGATCTCACAAGAACTCTTCATGTTCTCATGCTGATTCTGCAACTCATTACTCATGGAAGCAAGCATATAGCAACAGACCTTCGTGTCATCAACAAACCACTGATCATATGCGTCCTGCTGATCACTCGTAGCATCCCTACCAGGGAGTTCAATCTCCTGAGTCTCCAGGATGTATCCCAGAGCCTCCATGTTCAGGACAATGTTCAGGTTACGGAGCCAGTCCAAAAAGTTAGGTCCAGTAAGCCTATTATCATTTAGTATGCACGTGAGAGGATTCATCGATTTCATATTTATCATGACTGCAGAAAATAAcaagattaaattaatgaatttatgtatatatcacCATAATGACCATGGACTTTTAATCAAAATGGTCTCCCACTATCCTTTCGAAACCTACACttctaaaataggaaacatgAATCCTAATTGGGAAAAATTCCTAGCGGGTGATTGAATTCTTATAAAATGCTAATTCCCTCAAGTACCTGTCATTATTGGAAACAAACACTCTACAAGCGAACAACTCTTTGTTCAGTACATCTTCTACGTACGGCTCAATCAATTCGGCTCCTAGTACTCTGGACCTCAGGTGCCTACCGTTATTGGTCCATCATACATAGCTAAGTCTGACCCACCAAGCCCTAGATGTCAGCTACCTCAGGTGTTTGTCGTTATTGGCAACCGACAATCTAAAACATCACATGCTTCATCATTCATGCAAAAAGATCTTTTAGTGTGTCTCATGCCCCCGTGTGTCCACGACCGACAATGAAACGAACTAAAACTCTCTTGGAGAACGCTTTGGTGGAGAGCCATGACAGAGGTTCGCAACCTCGTGCCATTTTtgacttaatattttaatgggatagatttgatgcaaaaagtaaaccatgggatagatttgaaaaaaaaacatatgagatatttgacaaaacgggcaaaccattggccattttaggtaaatacccctattttaatttggaagattttctattttggtGACGTAATTACTATTTGGTTTCACTTTGCACATTATCCGTATTCATGCATcatatgcataaatatatatccgAAATCAAGAAAAGCATGATCATGGACTTACGATTAGCCTAATCCTAGAGCCACAAGAATTAagcaaaattttctaaaatccATAATCACACACCATGCTCGAAATTTATGAAAGGAAACTAATagcataaaaggaaaataaatcgTGCCAATTTTGTAACTCCTTACAAAGTATCCAAATATCAATTATTACgaaatttccaattttgaaaaatatataagatatcgTATATCTAGTGTATCTTCCAAAATCTCTtttgatatcaaatatcaaatctCTAATCTCATTAGAATAGAAtatcaaatatccaatttcataaaatcaaattttacgaAAAACAATTTTGGTAATTAATAGTTTCGAAAATCTTATTTCCGAAAATATCGATATTTACTCGTTACGCGACGAACGCCGGTTCTGGACAGCCATGTCAAGTCTCGTGCTTCATAGCCTCGCCCAATCGCAAACAGTCGCGCCCAGTCGCGAACAATCTACTAGTTTCACAGGGCCAACGGAAGcaaaaaaggaacaaaaattcaaaatttcatacccgtgaaactaattccaagacctactagaagaataagagtaaataaaagagtacctggaatatttaaattgtcgaccaagcgtcccacgtgtgacgcctctaccggtatccacaccgactttgtcgacgagtcttcgagatcagcGGTGTTAGCGGCCAATACTCAAAGGAAACATCaatgcaacacccgaaataTTTTAGACTAATGAGCCTTTTGGTATTTGACTTTCAAAACCGAAATTACATATACATGcacatatacaatatatatatatatatatgcatatatcacACATTCATATATTCAATCCATTCCTCTCAGTGCTATATCTAAGCACTTACGGAAAGGATTTGCTGTTCAATGACCGGTGTGGGATTTAAGGAGAATTAAGGCTCCAAGTGATatgtgtaagtctaggtgacatTAAACTATTGGCCAATGTGTATTCATATAATTGACCCCAAATGGCTCCATAGAAAATAGCCACTTGCAACAcaattaaatctaataaatcgggtctaattaatcgacaaatttaatctcattaaatattcgattaatcggtcgcaccataaatcatctaatctttattagacgattttattgtttcaaaatatcccgtCGATTTAGTAGTCGTGTGTGatcctgtaggttcccaattacgttgacagtaatatcgaaatctctatttcaatattacaaacagtgagcgacatctagcaatgcatcactgttactcaagtaattggaagagtcaatttctcgacgaaccttgcgacctacgttaccgtgtaatataatccatttgtcctctatatctctattgagcccaaggcatggtcaaTGACATCCTTATATGgcttaatatctctctttcttggtttatcggataagtctatcagaacaaatgagttcgatatcgctatatcgactcatttgggtatgcatacacttttaaacttaaccaccaagtggccgtgagatatcgctcccgtttcgtaggagggacaaatcctatcttggtcactcacattcctcttcatgctctgtgatatatctaataactgtctttatagcCAGCCTGTTACgatggcgtttgacagtatcaaagtatatgacaacATGtgggaatccatggtgacctctagtcaaaggaccattacactatagtcactttgagatgtGGTAATGACAGTCAAGTAACAACCCTtatagcaatctcatggcgggtcagtccaatacacattactcttaatgtatacatgtggtgtgacttgatatctccatattcATGACCTGtcagacttggtcatcaatcaacacccacactagtctaaccgtgttatcgttgtcctaattaaccataatactttgactagggacatttaggaataatattcggtaattataggatctcacaatcaagtcacacttgatacctattgaacctactattccaaggacattattgagtaaaatcatatttagcgtaatctacacaataacataaatgcctcgtaatataatgaaatacatgtcatattacataactgatgatagattgcctctagggcatacaccaattcctaaCACAATCGCGCCAGGACATCAGCGATTACTGGAACCTTTTCAGCTTCTGTGGCTGTTCCTACCCACGTAAAGGCCATATCGCAGCTAACCTTTCAGCCGAGAGAGATCATATGTTCGGTGATCTAAACCCGGTTAGAAGAAACGATTTCTCGTACCCGATCCGATactaatttatcaaacactttaataaatcacaatcaACCACCAAAGggtggctctgataccactgttaGAAAACCGAGCACGTGCGCAGTGGAAAAGTTAATTAcggtaaaaattaaatttttatcacGTGCTCGTTTAATCGAAGACTTCAAGATCATATCTTGACATAAGAATCGCCTTCTAAACGAATAAACAACATCACATATCGAATTTACAAGAAAAGTTTAGACTTTTATACTAACCTTGTTTATTCGAGTCGATCAAACTAATCGTCCAAGTGTCCGGTCTCTAGTTCATCCACACGAGCATGTCTCCACTgagattagactcctctcgtcccgtacactccgatctaggtcaccgatctcgaacggaatcgtcatagaatgaaaggatctcttcAAGGACGTCAAGGACAACACCGAAACGCCGACCAAAATCGAAAAGAACTCCGATCAGCCTTGGGATTTGTGCGGCTGAGTTTCTGTTATTGCCTCAGTGGAaaccttctctctttctctctaatatCAGTTGATGATCAATTGCGTTCTAGGGTTATCTgtaagaacatatctatatatacatttaccCTAGGGattaaaatgtaattattaattaatccacattaattagtaaatcacaaatgagtcctcacacttaagtcatccaatgacttgcccttattgtaagaaagaaagatcaaataagtccttgacacgagtttccatcaatagataatctatttataaaaactctccaaataaggaaactatcgtatttccttaattagatttatccttgatattgaactgggcttcaggatgtgctagcacccttgcaaccacattgcaagtctcgtttgataattaattcctaattaactttcttaattagaattaattcttttctcgatttaaacacgctcaatgtgtgtgactaactaggttcatcatcaaatggcaatgagattatagtatcaactcatttgacactaccagaaactctttatgtaaccaaaagcataattcccaaaatgcctttggttcccaaagttcacgagtgacacctAGTAGCATTTCATGACAATCCAAATaatgacgaatgtataattgatACATTTTGATGAACCTCTGATCATATATGCCATGTATTGAATCccttcactacaagatcccgaTCTAGCCAGAACTacggtaaatgccaaactTTATAACCGATTATATAgactctctaatttcattcttagatctgtAGTACTTGAACAaaaactcttttctattcgAGTCTATCTACC
This genomic window contains:
- the LOC116204320 gene encoding uncharacterized protein LOC116204320, coding for MINMKSMNPLTCILNDNRLTGPNFLDWLRNLNIVLNMEALGYILETQEIELPGRDATSDQQDAYDQWFVDDTKVCCYMLASMSNELQNQHENMKSSCEILKNLRELYRENSRTARYEISKELFHAKMQEGIEVAAHVQKMIRLIPQLEKIEFQMDKELHVDLVLQSLLDSFSGFIVNFYMNKLSCLLSELLNMLVTAQNTMNNKRNNKESILVAGTSSSKTRKKKKKSKKGSAPQQSAGVTKKKGKAKVAADKGTCFHCGKDGHWKMNYSQYLASLKANKGKKPSEVHLQLGFLILVRAHTFVPLCRN